The sequence GCAGGTGGATGTGCGGGAAGATTTCCTCCATGCCCATGCCCTTCATGCGGCCATATTCGGCAATTTCGCGGATGACGGTGGTGATGTCGCGGTTGGATTCGTTGGCCATCAGCGAACCGATGCACATGTTCACGCCGCACCCGTGGTCGAGCAGGAACTTGTAGCCGTCCGAGCCGCCGACGGCGCGCGGCGTGCCGAGAAACGGCGTAAAGGCCGGATCGTCGGCGTGGCAGCAGAGGCGCACCCCGGCGGCGTTGGCCACCGGCACGACGGCATCGAGGAAATAGGCGATGTGCTCCTGGAGCACCTCGACCGACATGCCTTCGTATTTCGCGACGGCGGCGCGGAAATCGTCGAGCGTGAAGCCCTCCTGCGCGCCGGGCAGGCCGGCGGTGATCATGGCGATGAGCTCTGCTTGCCGCTCGGGGCTATTGGCCAGATAGGCGTCCCAATATTTGCGGGCCTCCGCCACTTCGGCCTTGGTGAATGAGCCGTCGTCGATGTAGGCCTGCTCGTTGTCGTGGCGTTTGAGCAGGTAGAGGTCGAAGGCGGCGAAGGCGGAGTGGATATATTTCAGCGTTTTGGAGCCATCGGGCAGGGTGGTGATGCTCGTGCGCGTCCAGTCGGCCACCAGCATGAAGTTGCCGACCACGTTCTTGACGCCGAACCGGCCAAGGTTTTGCAGGCTGGTTTTATAGTTTTGGATGTGCTCTTCGCGGTTGGGGCTGCCGTTTTTGATGTCCTCGGTGAAAACCAGGCTCTCGGCGGTGTCCCAGACGAGGCCGGTGCGCTCGCCGTTGATGGTGTACCACTGGAACCGTTTCATGCCCTCCAGTTCGGCCGGCGCCTCCGGGTGGGGCAGGAATTCCACCTCGATTTTACGCGTGGCCACCTCGTTCTCCGTCCAGATTTCCCCCGCCGGAATGTGGTGGAGGGCGGTGATGATATTGGTTACGCCAGGGGTTTGTTGGATATTCCTTATGGAAACCTCATCTTCTCGCCCGAACCAGCGCATGCCGGCCCGGACACGTTCCCGGTTCCAGTTTTGGTTGAAAATCTCGCTCATGGCCTCGTCCTTCCTTCCATAATTCGTAACATGTCGTGCCTGATGGGGCTTTGTTTGCCCTTTGTTCAGCGTTTATTTGCGTATCTTGAGTCCTGTTTAGGCGGTTGGTAAAACGGCGGCAATATCGAGGGGTGGCTGTTAAAAATCAATGTTTTTCCTTGTCAAAATATCAACAAAAGCGTTTTCTCAAACCATTGAGGAGTAGGTTCCCGCCGTATGTTACAGCCTGTGCTGACAGGTCGGTTGGAGGCTGTTAATAACTTGTTAATGGAGGGAAAACCTCCGGAGGAGAGTGCGATGGCTGAGAAAGCATCAAAAAAATATGCCATGTTGGTCCCGACCAGCATGGGAGTTCGTTTAACGCCGGTCGATTCACAACCGTTCCACTGTTCCGACACCTTTAAAATGCAGGCAACCAGCGCCGAAAGCAATGTGGCCAGCGTCTCCTCCTTTCTGGGGTTGCGCGTCAAAGTGTTGACCGCGTTCGTCACCAATAGCCCCGTATCGCACTTCATCAAGGACAACCTCGGCAGCCGCCGCATGGACTTCGAGGGGCCCGAGTTCGAGCAGGGCGATCCGTGGGGCTATCGCCACCAGATCAACATGGCCGACAGCGGCTGGGGATCCCGCGGGCCGCGGGTGCAGAACGACCGCGCCGGCGAGGTGGGCCGCGAACTTTGCGCCGATGATTTCGACCTCGACCGGATCTTCGGCGAAGAAGGGGTGGAAATCGTCCACCTTTCGGGGCTCATTGCGGCGCTTTCGCCCAAGACCAGCCAGTTCTGCCTCGATATCGCCCGGGCGGCCAAAGCCCACGGCAGTAAAATCTCGTTCGACCTCAACTATCGCGCCAGCTTTTGGAAAGGCCGTGAGGATGAGCTAAGCAAGGCCTTCCATGAAATTGCTGATGCCAGCGACATCCTGATCGGCAACGAAGAGGATTTCCAGCTCTGCCTCGGCATCGAGGGGCCGGAATCCGGCGGTGAAGGGCTGGACGGGAAGATCGACGGTTTCAAGGAAATGATCGGCCGCGTCCAGGCCGCCTATCCGAACGCCCGCTATTTTGCCACGACGCTGCGGGAGGTCATCTCCGCAAACGCCCACATGTGGGGCGCGCTGGTGACCGATGGCAACGAGTGGGAAATCATCCTGCCGCGCGAGATTGGTGTGCTGGACCGCATTGGCGGTGGTGACGGCTTTGTTGGAGGGCTGCTCTACGGCATACTCAAGGGCTGGGACGTGCAAAAGTGCGCCCGGTTCGGCTGGGCCAGCGGGGCGCTGGCGGCAACCATGCTGACCGACTATGCCCAACCGGCGGACGAGGAGCAGCTGTGGAGTATTTGGGAAGGCAACGCACGGGTTAAACGTTAACATTTAAGGAGAGAAGAGAATGTCTAAAGCAGATATCGGATTGATTGGTTTGGCGGTAATGGGCGAGAACCTCGTCCTCAACATGGAAAGCAAGGGTTTCACGGTGGCGGTGTTCAACCGGACGGTGGAAAAGGTCGATAAGTTTGTTTCCGGCCGCGGCGCGGGCAAAAACTTCATCGGTTGCCACAGCATCGAAGAGCTCTGCGCCAGCCTGGAGACGCCCCGTAAGTTGATGATGCTCGTCAAGGCCGGCGATGCCGTCGATGCATTCATCGAGCAGGTGATTCCCCACCTCGAAGAGGGCGACATCATCATCGACGGCGGAAACTCGCACTTCCCCGACACGATCCGCCGCACCGAGTATGTCGAAAGCAAAGGCCTGCTCTACATCGGCACCGGTGTCTCCGGCGGCGAAGAGGGGGCGTTGCTCGGCCCGTCGATCATGCCCGGCGGTTCCGCCAAGGCGTGGGAATCGGTTAAGCCGATCTTCCAGAAAATCTCCGCCCAGACCGATGCCGGCGAACCCTGCTGCGAATGGGTGGGCAACGACGGCGCCGGCCACTTCGTCAAGATGGTGCACAACGGCATCGAATACGGCGACATGCAGATGATCTGCGAAACCTACCAGATGATGAAGGAAGGCCTCGGCCTCTCCAACGAGGAGATGCACCAGGTGTTCACCGAATGGAACGAGTCCGAACTCGATTCCTATCTCATCGAAATCACCCGCGATATCCTTGGCTACAAGACCGAGGACGGCGAGGCGGTCATCGACCAGATCCTCGACACCGCCGGCCAAAAGGGCACCGGCAAATGGACGGCGGTTTCCGCACTCGATTGCGGCCAGCCGCTCACGCTGATCGGTGAGGCCGTGTTTGCGCGCTGCCTCTCGGCGCTCAAGGACGAACGCGTGGCCGCTTCCAAGGTTTTGAGTGGCCCCGAGGTTGCGTTCGATGGCGACAAAACCGCGCTGGTTGCGGATCTGAAACAGGCGCTCTACGCCTCGAAGATCGTTTCCTACGCCCAGGGCTACCAGCTCATGCGTGCCGCGGCGGAGGAATACAACTGGACGCTCAACAACGGTGAGATTGCGCTGATGTGGCGCGGCGGCTGCATCATCCGCTCGGTCTTCCTGGGCAAGATCAAGGAGGCGTTCGACACCAATCCGGATCTCGTCAACCTGCTGCTCGACCCGTTCTTCAAGGACGCGGTTGAAAATGCGCAGGCCGCCTGGCGCCGCGTCATCATGAAGTCGGTTGAACTCGGCATCCCGATGCCGGCCATCGGTGCGGCACTGGCCTATTTCGATGGCTACCGCTCCGCGCGCCTCCCGGCCAACCTGCTGCAGGCGCAGCGCGACTATTTCGGCGCGCACACCTACGAGCGTCTGGATAAGCCGCGCGGCGAATTCTTCCACACCAACTGGACCGGCCGCGGCGGCGACACCGCCGCTTCCACCTACATCGCGTAGGATCGAACCACTAATCGACACTAATCTTCACTAATTCCTTCAGAACAGGATTAGTGTCGATTAGTGAAGATTAGTGGTTAAAACATTTTGAGGATATGCCTGATGATTAGTTCTTTTGGAGAGAACGTTTCAATCCAGTCCGACGAGTTGCGCGGGCTGGTTTCCGAATGCTTGGAAAAGGCGGGGGAGCTGAAGAAGGTTTTGCTTCTTCCGCCCGACCATACCCGCCTCAATTCGATGGCGGGGCCGATCACCGCCATGGTGTATGAGCGGCTCGTGGGCGAAGGGGTTGAGGTGGACATCCTGCCGACGCTCGGCACCCATAACCCGATGACCGAAGCGCAGCTGCGCATGATGTTCGGCGATGATATTCCGTTGGATGCGTTTAAGGTACACGACTGGCGAAACGAGGTCGTCCGCAAGGGGCTCGTCGAAGGCGAAATGCTCTCCGAGCTTTCGGGCGGGAAGGTGGACTACACCGTCGGTGTCGAGGTCAACCGGATGCTGTTCGCTGGCTACGACCTGATTCTCTCCATCGGCCAGGTGGTGCCGCACGAGGTGGTCGGCATGGCCAACTACACCAAGAACATCGTGGTCGGCGCGGGCGGTTCGGACATCATCAACAAATCGCATTTCCTCGGCGCGGTGGCGGGCATTGAAAACATTCTTGGCCAAACCGATTCCCCGGTGCGCCGCCTGTTCAACCATGCGGTCGAAACCTACCTTTCCGAGCTGCCGATCACCTACATGCTGACGGTGATGGAGCAGGATTATGCCACTCGCGAAATGCACATGCGCGGCTTCTATGCCGGCGACGATGTCTCCGTTTTCGAGGAGGCCTGCAAGCTGGCGCGCGCGGTGAACATTACGCTGCTCGACCGCGAGCCGAAGAAGGTGGTGGTCTATCTCGATCCGCACGAGTTCCAAAGCACGTGGCTCGGCAACAAGGCGGTGTACCGCACGCGCATGGCGATTGCCGACGGGGGCGAGCTGATCGTGCTGGCCCCGGCGCTCAAGGAGTTCGGCGAGGATCCAACCATCGACAAGCTGATCCGCAAGTTTGGCTATTGCGGAACCCCCACCACGCTGAAACACGTTGAGGAAGACGAAGAACTCCGCAACAACCTCGGCGCCGCGGCGCACTTGATCCACGGCTCGTCGGAGGGGCGCTTCGGGATCACCTATTGCCCCGGCAAGGATCTCTCTTTGGACGAAGTCCGTTCCGTCGGTTTCAAGGCCGTTGCCTTCGACGAGATGGCCGCGCGCTACAATCCGGAAGAACTCAGGGACGGTTGGAACATGATGCCGGACGGCGAAGAGATCTTTTATATTTCCAACCCGGCACTCGGCCTGTGGGCCTATAAGGAAAAATTTTCATGAACCAAACCAATATTGGAATGATCGGCCTGGGCGTGATGGGTTCAAACCTCGCGCGCAACATGGTGTCGAAGGGATTCTCCGTTTCGTGCTACGACTGGGACGAGTCGCTGCGCCAGGGATTTGCTTCGAAGTTCACCGATGGTTTTGTGCATGCAGAGAGTCTGAAGGCCTTTGTCGGGTCGATTGAGCGCCCGCGCAAAATCATGATCATGATCAAGGCCGGCTCGCCGGTCGATTCGGTGCTGGGCGAGCTGGCGCCGCTGCTGGAGGAAGGCGACGTCGTGATCGATGGCGGAAACTCCCAGTGGGAAGACACGGAGCGGCGCATTGCGTTTTGCGAAGGACAGGGTTTGCTGTTTGTTGGTTGCGGGGTGTCCGGCGGCGAAGAGGGCGCGCTCAACGGGCCGGCGCTGATGCCTGGCGGTTCCGTTGGTGCGTGGGAACTGATCAAGCCGATCTTTGAAGCGATTGCCGCTCGCACCCGGAAGGGTGCGGTATGTGTCAACTGGATCGGCCAGGGTGGTTCCGGCCATTTCGTGAAAATGGTTCACAATGGCATCGAATACGGCGACATGCAGATGATCTGCGAAACCTATCAGGTAATGCGCGACGGACTCGGCATGTCTAACATGGCCATGTCGGAGGTCTTCGGCCGCTGGAACCGAGGAAAACTCGATTCCTACCTGATCGAAATTACCCGCGATATTCTGGCATATGAAGATGAAAACGGAGTCTGCCCCGTGGACTATATTCTCGATGCCGCGGGCCAGAAAGGAACCGGCAAGTGGACGCTGATTGCGGCGCTGGACGCCGGCGAGCCGTTACCGCTGATTGGCGAAGCGGTATTTGCACGCTGCCTCTCCGCGCTGAAGGCGGACCGCGAGGAAGCTTCAAAAATACTGATCGGGCCCAAAACCATCCTTGATGTGGCTCCCGAGGATTTTGTGATGGAGGTCAAGGAGGCGCTGTACGGGTCTAAAATCATTTCCTATGCGCAGGGGTTCCAGCTGATCCAGCAGGTCTCCATGGATCGCGGCTGGCAGATTGATCTTGCGGGGCTGGCTCAGCTCTGGCGGGGCGGCTGCATTATCCGCTCGACGCTGCTGCGTACCATCAAGGAAGCGTTCGAGCGTGATCCGGCGTTGTCGAACCTGCTGCTGGATCCGTTGATTTCCGAATCCGTGGGCGAAGCGCAGGTGCACTGGCGCGATGCCGTGGCCCGCATGACGCGCGTCGGAATTGCTTCGCCGGCGATGAGTTCTGCACTGTCGTACTACGACGGCTTCCGCACGGCACGCGGCTCGGCCAACCTGTTACAGGCACAACGCGACTATTTCGGCGCACACACCTACGAGCGCACCGACAAGCCGCGCGGTCAATTTTTCCACACCCAATGGTTTTAATGGACGAGGAGTTTCCCCAATGAAAAAATTCATGGATGCAGATTTTCTGCTGCACACGAAGACCGCGATCAAGCTCTACCACGAGCACGCGGAAAACATGCCAATCTACGACTACCACTGCCACCTGCCGCCGCAGGAGGTGGCCTGCGACAAGCAGTACGACAACATTGGCGAGTGCTGGCTCGGCGGCGACCACTACAAATGGCGCGGCATGCGCACCAACGGCGTCGCCGAAAAATACTGCACGGGCGATGCCTCCTGGCGCGAAAAGTTCCAGAAATGGGCGGAGACCGTTCCGCAAACCCTGCGCAACCCGCTCTACCATTGGACGCATCTGGAATTGCAACGCTATTTCGGCATCGATACGCTGCTGGGCCCGGCGACCGCCGAAGAAATCTACGAGGAGTGCTCCGCCAAGCTGCGCACGCCGGAATTCAGCGCCAAGAACCTCATGCGCACGATGAAGGTCAAGCTGGCCTGCACCACCGACGATCCCATCGACGATCTCGAGTGGCATAAGCAGATCGCCGCCGATGGCTTCGAGGCCAAGGTGCTGCCCACCTTCCGCCCCGACAGGGCCATGAACCTGTCGGATACCGCCGTGTGGAAAAACTATATCCAGCAACTCGAAGACGCATCCGAGCTCACGATCGTGAGCACGGATGCGCTGCTGGAGGCGGTTGACAAGCGGCATGCCTATTTCCATTCGGTCGGTTGCCGCCTTTCCGACCATGGCGTGGCCTATGTTCCGGATGCGCAGGCGGGGAGCGCCGAGCTGGAGTCGGTTTTCCGGCGGGCACTGGCCGGGGAGGCGATTGCACTGGAGGAGCGCGAAAAGTTCGAGGCGTGGTTCCTCTATGAAGTTGGCAAGATGAACCACCAGCGGGGATGGGCCCAGCAGTTCCACGTGGGCGTGTTCCGCAACAACAATAGTCGTTTGTTCAAGGCGCTGGGGCCGGACACGGGATTTGATTCGATTGCCGACTATCGCCAGGGTCCGGGGTTGATTCGTCTGCTGGACCGCCTGGATTCTTCGAACCAACTCGCGAAGACCGTTCTTTACAATATCCATCCGGGCGACAACGAGCTGATGGCCACGATGATCGGGAACTATCAGGACGGTTCCTGCCCCGGAAAGATGCAGTTCGGTTCCGGTTGGTGGTTCCTTGATCAGAAGGACGGCATGGAAAAGCAGATGAACGCGCTCTCGAACCTTGGTTTGCTCAGCCGCTTTGTCGGCATGCTTACGGACTCGCGAAGCTTCCTTTCCTACCCGCGCCACGAATATTTCCGCCGCATCCTATGCAACCTGATCGGCAACGATGTGGAGAACGGGGAGATCCCGGCCGACATGGAGCTGCTCGGCCAGATGGTGGAAAACATTTGCTACAACAACGCCGCCGAATATTTCGGCATTGATTTGTAGGGTCAGGGCTGGGGTTGCCGAACCTGGGTGTGGATGCGGTTGACGGTGGACTGCATGTTGTTGACCGAGTTGTCCAGCTTGGAGACGGCGCGCTGCATGGTTTCCACATCGGCCTCCATGGCATCGACCGAATAGCGGACGTCGTCGACCGACATGCGCATGCTGGCAACCTGGTGGTAGGTTGCGGCCTCGCTCATGGTCGTGCGTTGCTGGATGAGTGTGAGGGTGACCACGATCATCCAAAGCACAACCACGACGCTCTTCCAGTTTTCCTTCAGAAAGATCGAGGACTTGTCGATGTTGCTGGCAATCTTGTCTGCTAGGTGTGTAACGTTCATGCAACCTCCGCTAAATCCCCATGCACTCGCAAGTTGTGTGCCGATTATGGATTTTCCTGCTCCTGTTCCTCGAGAAAAGGAACTATATCCAGCCGGGAAGTGTTCGTTAAAGGAAAAATACGGAAGAATCGGTGCGGATTCGCTTTACGGGAGCTTCTTGTGGAAGCGGGCCCGGAGCTGTTCGCCCTTGCGGTGGACAAAGTCGGCGGTTTTGGGGAACCGGTGTTCAAGATAGGCCTTGAGGCGGCCGAACATCGGGATTTCATCGGCCAGCAACCAGACCCCGATCAGGATGGTGAGGATGCCTTGTCCGGGGGTGATGCACATCACCAGTCCGGCCACGATGCAGAACCAACCTGCCGCGTGTTTGAGCAGAAGCTTCGTGTGTCTGTTCCGGATCAGCCGTTTCATTGGGGGATGCCTCTTGGATAAAAGGAAACCACGGAAGTGGTGGATGTGCGACCTAGCCTTTGGGCTCCAAGTGCCGCACGTCCCCACCGGTTGCGCCAAAGGGGGGATGGCGCATCCCGGTGATTCCGTGGTTTGGTGTCATAGACCCTCAAGTTCTTCCCAGCGTTCAAAACTTTTTTCGAGTTCGTGCGGAATGGCCTCGGCGCGCTCGGTGGCGGCGGCGATTTCCTCCTTCGGCTTCTGGTAGAAGGCCGGGTCGGTCATGGCTTGCTGGAGTTCTTCCAGCTCGGCCTCCAGTTCCTCGATCCGTTTCGGCAGGTTCTTCAGTTCCTCCCGCTCCTTGTTGGAGAGTTTGCGGGTTGCTTTCTTTTTTTCGGATGGCTTTTGACTTTCGGCCTGCGACTTTTCGACCTGCGACCTTTGGGAGAGCCAATCGTCATAGCCTCCCGCGTATTCGCCGATTTTACCGTTGCCCTCGAACACCATGGTGCTGGTCACCACATTGTTCAGGAAGGAGCGGTCGTGGCTGACGAGCAGCAGCGTGCCCTCATAGTTGGCCAGCAGTTCCTCGAGCAGTTCGAGCGTCTCCACGTCGAGGTCGTTGGTGGGTTCGTCGAGCACCAGTACGTTCGAGGCCTTGGTGAACAGCTTGGCCAGCAACAGGCGGTTGCGTTCGCCGCCGGAGAGTACCTCGACCTTCTGGCGGGCGCGGTCGGGCGCGAACAGGAATTCCTGCAAATAGCCCAGCACGTGCTTCTTCACGCCGCCGATGTCGATCACGTCGTCGGCCGTGACGTTTTCGGCGACCGACTTGGAATCGTCCAGCGCGGCGCGGTGCTGGTCGAAGTAGGCCACCTGCAGTTTGGTTCCATGGTCGACCGTTCCGGTTTTGGGATGCAGGTCGCCCAGCAGGAGCTTGATCAGCGTCGACTTGCCGCAACCATTGGGGCCAATGATGCCGATCTTGTCGCCGCGCATGATTTCCACATCGAGGTCTTGAACGATCGGAAGCCCGCTGTAGTCGTAGGAGACATTCCCGGCGGTGATCACCTTGCGGCCGGAAACACCGGCCTCGACCACCTGCATGTTGACGGTGCCGGTGCGCTCGCGCCGCTGGCTGCGCTCGTTGCGCATCTGTTCCAGCGCCCGGACACGGCCCTCGTTGCGGGTGCGGCGCGCCTTGATGCCTTTGCGGATCCAGACCTCCTCCTGCGCCAGTTTCTTGTCGAACTGCGCCCACTGTTCGGCCTCGCCGTCGAGCAGGGCCTGCTTGCGCTTGAGATAGGTGTCGTAGTCGCACGCCCACGAATGCAGGTTGCCGCGGTCGAGTTCGAGGATGCGCGTGGCCAGCTTGCGCACGAACGAGCGGTCGTGCGTCACGAAAACCAGCGTGCCCTTGTAGCGTTGCAGAAAGTTTTCCAGCCACTGGATCGATTCGATGTCGAGGTGGTTGGTCGGCTCGTCCAGCACCAGGATGTCCGGTTCGCACACCAGGGCCTGCGCCAGCAGCGCGCGGCGTTTCTGGCCTCCGGAGAGTTCGTTGAACTTGAGGTGGTTTTCCAGCGAGACCAGCGAGACCGCCTTATCGACGGCCTGGTGCGAAACATAGTCGTCGTGCGGGTCCTCCAGCCCCTGGAAGGCGAGATCTTCGACCGTGAGCGAAATGTTGCCCGGCACGTTTTGCCGCAGCCGCCGCACCTTCAAGCCGGGCAGGCGGATGATTTCGCCCGCGTCGGGTTCAATGTCGCCGTTGACGATTTTCAGCAACGTCGATTTGCCTTCGCCGTTGCGGCCGACCAGGCAGATGCGTTCGCCGCGCTCGATCTGCAACGTTGCGTCGTTGAGCAGCGGCGCCGCGCCGAATGCCTTGTGGATATTCTGTAAACTCAATAGTGCCATGTTTCGTCCCAACTAAATCGAAGCGCGCAGTATCCAGATTTTGCCCAAGTTGGAAAGGAAGAAAGTTTGTAGTTCCGCCTTTAGGCGGCTCTGCTGTATAAGTGGCTCATGGCCATCGAGAAATACAGGTTGCCGTTGCTGGATGTGGAGGGCGTGCTGCCGATCCTCAACAAGATTGCGGTTCTGGGCGGATTGGACGACGCCCAGCTCTACACGGTTTTCCGCATGCTGGAAACCGAGCACTACAACAAGGGCGAGTTCATCTTCCGGCAGGGCGATGCCCCGAGCCATATCCGCATTGTCCGTTCGGGGAAGGTGCGGATGGTGGAAAACGTGGACGGCACCGCGATGGAACTGTGCGAGTTCGGCCCCGGGGACTGTTTCGGCGAGACCTCGGTGATTGCGATCCACACGCACACGGCGAGCGCCTTGGCCGTCGAAGAGACGGAACTGCTGGTGATTCCGCGGGAAAAACTGTTTGCCTTGTACGACTCAGACCCCAAACTGTTTGGAATGTTGGCGCTCAACATTGCGCGCGAGGCGTGCCGGCGCCTCAACAAGACCGAGGATATCATGCTGCACTATGCGCTGGGTAGAAAGTCTGAAAACGGTTGGAAGCAAAATGATTGAATGCAAAATGTTGAACATTCGATGCGTTAAGGCCGTTCAACATTTTGCATTGAATGATTTTGCCAAAATAATGGATAGGTAGAGAGGTAGGACATGAAAATTCGTTTGCTGTTTGGTTTGCTGTTGGTTTGCGCGGGTGCTGTTTTCGCCTCGCCGAAGTCCATATTGCTGGTGGCGGGCAAGCCGAGCCACGGGGCGGGGGAGCACGAATTCCCTTCCAGTTGCGATGTGCTCGCCAAGGCGCTGAACGAATCCGGGCTGAACCTGAAGGCGACCGTTCACTACGAATCATGGCCGGACAGCGATAAACTGGCCAAGGTCGATGCGGTGGTGGTCTACTGCGACGGCAACAAGGATCATTTGTTGCTGGGCAAGGAGTCAGAGCTGCTGGCGCTCTCCAACCGCGGGATTGGTATTGTGTTCCTGCACTATGCCCTCGACGGCATGCCCGGCTTGCTCGACGAAACGATCTTGAAAGTGGTCGGTGGCTATTACGTGGACAAGGTCTCGCAGAATCCGCTCTGGACCATGAAGAACCCGGTTATCGTGAAGCATCCGGTTACGCGGGGCGTGAAGCCGTTCGAGCTGAAGGAGGAGTGGTACTACAACCTCCGGTTCGGGGATGTGAAACCGCTCTTCCAGGCCGTGCCGCCGGAAGAGGAGCAGGCGCATACGCTGGCCTGGGTGTATGGAGAAAATGTCTTTGGTTTCACCGGAGGCCATTTCCACAGTAGCTGGGGCCAGCCCGACTACCGCAGGCTCATCCTCAACGCCATCGTCTGGTCGGTCGGGCTCGAAGTGCCGGAGGACGGGGTTGTGTCGGCCGACCCGATCGTCGTGAAAAACGAAACCATCCTGCATGCCATCGCCAAAGGCGATCCGGTCGATACACTCAACCATTTGCTGCTCGGTGCGGACGTGAACGAAAAAAACAAGCAGGGCTGGACTCCGCTCCACTTTGCATCGGTGCGCGGCAAGACCGAATGCGCCGAGGTTTTGATTGCCAAGGGGGCGGAGCTTAATCCGCGGACCGGCACCGAAAAAACGCCATTGCATTTTGCGGCCGAACGCGGGTTCCTCGATCTGGCGAGGGTGTTGGTCGAGGCCGGCGCCGACCTTGCCGCCAAGGACGACGAAGGCTGGAGCCCGCTCCACTATGCCGCCGAAAAGGACAAGGTCGATGTCGCCGCCTATTTCATCGAACAGGGCGCCGAGGTCGATGCGATCAGCCGCCGGGGCGGGACGCCGTTGCACGAGGCCTCAGCCTCCGCCAGCCCAGCCATGATCAACCTCCTGCTCAACAGCGGCGCCGACAAATCCATCCAGGCCACCAACGGGAAAACCCCGCTCGACTACGCGATCGAACTCGGCAACGAGCCGGCGGCGGCGTTGCTGAACTAGATGAAGCCCCGCCTCATTCGCCACCCCAATGGCAACACAGGCGGAGCCTCGCGCTCCAGTCAGAGCTTCATTGGCGGTGCGGGCTCGGTGTTGTCCTTGGCCAGGGGGACGGTTGTTTCCTGCGCTGGCTTTAGCCAGGCGTTGCGGAACGCCTCCTTTTCGCAGAGGCCGGTGCCGATCTCGCGCGCGATGGTGGAGATGAGCCTCATCTTCTTCTTGAAATAGCGCTTCGTGACCCCGATCCGGCGGGCCGAAAAGCGCGTCAGCCAGTTGTGCGGGTAGGCGTGGGTGGTCACCGAGTAGACGATGCCGGCGGGGGCGGCATCGACCACCTGGAGGTGGATGACGACATCGTAGTCGCCGAAAAACCGTTTGCCGGAGGCCCA is a genomic window of Pontiella desulfatans containing:
- a CDS encoding lactate racemase domain-containing protein; amino-acid sequence: MISSFGENVSIQSDELRGLVSECLEKAGELKKVLLLPPDHTRLNSMAGPITAMVYERLVGEGVEVDILPTLGTHNPMTEAQLRMMFGDDIPLDAFKVHDWRNEVVRKGLVEGEMLSELSGGKVDYTVGVEVNRMLFAGYDLILSIGQVVPHEVVGMANYTKNIVVGAGGSDIINKSHFLGAVAGIENILGQTDSPVRRLFNHAVETYLSELPITYMLTVMEQDYATREMHMRGFYAGDDVSVFEEACKLARAVNITLLDREPKKVVVYLDPHEFQSTWLGNKAVYRTRMAIADGGELIVLAPALKEFGEDPTIDKLIRKFGYCGTPTTLKHVEEDEELRNNLGAAAHLIHGSSEGRFGITYCPGKDLSLDEVRSVGFKAVAFDEMAARYNPEELRDGWNMMPDGEEIFYISNPALGLWAYKEKFS
- the uxuA gene encoding mannonate dehydratase; its protein translation is MSEIFNQNWNRERVRAGMRWFGREDEVSIRNIQQTPGVTNIITALHHIPAGEIWTENEVATRKIEVEFLPHPEAPAELEGMKRFQWYTINGERTGLVWDTAESLVFTEDIKNGSPNREEHIQNYKTSLQNLGRFGVKNVVGNFMLVADWTRTSITTLPDGSKTLKYIHSAFAAFDLYLLKRHDNEQAYIDDGSFTKAEVAEARKYWDAYLANSPERQAELIAMITAGLPGAQEGFTLDDFRAAVAKYEGMSVEVLQEHIAYFLDAVVPVANAAGVRLCCHADDPAFTPFLGTPRAVGGSDGYKFLLDHGCGVNMCIGSLMANESNRDITTVIREIAEYGRMKGMGMEEIFPHIHLRPIETDGKNFREGHHAEHREELAKVVHTLVDLGWQGVFRPDHAPASDHGFGRPGYDVIGRGYGAQLLLGLFEMAEIVKATRAKTIEAAIRASNGDMHLRDEAIKAAGKAEAKQIGKKIAFIKVPFVYGEQGVMASLTPS
- a CDS encoding sugar kinase, with the translated sequence MAEKASKKYAMLVPTSMGVRLTPVDSQPFHCSDTFKMQATSAESNVASVSSFLGLRVKVLTAFVTNSPVSHFIKDNLGSRRMDFEGPEFEQGDPWGYRHQINMADSGWGSRGPRVQNDRAGEVGRELCADDFDLDRIFGEEGVEIVHLSGLIAALSPKTSQFCLDIARAAKAHGSKISFDLNYRASFWKGREDELSKAFHEIADASDILIGNEEDFQLCLGIEGPESGGEGLDGKIDGFKEMIGRVQAAYPNARYFATTLREVISANAHMWGALVTDGNEWEIILPREIGVLDRIGGGDGFVGGLLYGILKGWDVQKCARFGWASGALAATMLTDYAQPADEEQLWSIWEGNARVKR
- the gnd gene encoding decarboxylating NADP(+)-dependent phosphogluconate dehydrogenase, with product MSKADIGLIGLAVMGENLVLNMESKGFTVAVFNRTVEKVDKFVSGRGAGKNFIGCHSIEELCASLETPRKLMMLVKAGDAVDAFIEQVIPHLEEGDIIIDGGNSHFPDTIRRTEYVESKGLLYIGTGVSGGEEGALLGPSIMPGGSAKAWESVKPIFQKISAQTDAGEPCCEWVGNDGAGHFVKMVHNGIEYGDMQMICETYQMMKEGLGLSNEEMHQVFTEWNESELDSYLIEITRDILGYKTEDGEAVIDQILDTAGQKGTGKWTAVSALDCGQPLTLIGEAVFARCLSALKDERVAASKVLSGPEVAFDGDKTALVADLKQALYASKIVSYAQGYQLMRAAAEEYNWTLNNGEIALMWRGGCIIRSVFLGKIKEAFDTNPDLVNLLLDPFFKDAVENAQAAWRRVIMKSVELGIPMPAIGAALAYFDGYRSARLPANLLQAQRDYFGAHTYERLDKPRGEFFHTNWTGRGGDTAASTYIA
- the gnd gene encoding decarboxylating NADP(+)-dependent phosphogluconate dehydrogenase, with the translated sequence MNQTNIGMIGLGVMGSNLARNMVSKGFSVSCYDWDESLRQGFASKFTDGFVHAESLKAFVGSIERPRKIMIMIKAGSPVDSVLGELAPLLEEGDVVIDGGNSQWEDTERRIAFCEGQGLLFVGCGVSGGEEGALNGPALMPGGSVGAWELIKPIFEAIAARTRKGAVCVNWIGQGGSGHFVKMVHNGIEYGDMQMICETYQVMRDGLGMSNMAMSEVFGRWNRGKLDSYLIEITRDILAYEDENGVCPVDYILDAAGQKGTGKWTLIAALDAGEPLPLIGEAVFARCLSALKADREEASKILIGPKTILDVAPEDFVMEVKEALYGSKIISYAQGFQLIQQVSMDRGWQIDLAGLAQLWRGGCIIRSTLLRTIKEAFERDPALSNLLLDPLISESVGEAQVHWRDAVARMTRVGIASPAMSSALSYYDGFRTARGSANLLQAQRDYFGAHTYERTDKPRGQFFHTQWF